TCAAGGTAAACTACATCTGGTCTCCTCAACAGAAGTGAAGCATCTTCAGGCTTTAAGCAGCCAAAGGGAAGCTGAGGTGGTCAGGAAGCTAGATTTCTTAGAAGGCCAGGTAAGAATGTGTCTCTCTTTTAATGAAATGCATAGCCAGAGCCTGGATGGATTGAACCAGGAAAAAAGGGGGGTCCAAAGAAGATCTTAAGATCAGAAGCTATACAATCAGAtttgtctccttttcctttttgtctatttttatgtttttttaattaacaaagaGAGAAGGCTTTGAGAGCCTGAGGAAGGGAGATGATGAGTCTAATAAATCACAGACATGTATGAAATTgctaacaaaacaaaatttactaaAAAGTACTATTTAATACTGTGTTACATTCTAGACTTGGGTACTTCCTCTCTTGTAGAAATCTCAACATAGTCTTTAGACCTTGCAGATGTTGGTGACTTTGAATAATGATGAAACCTCCCAAAAAGCCATTCAATGCAGAGATATTTGTGTAATATTTTCAGACCATCAACTGTTAAGTTAATAATGACTGACATAGAAGCCAAGggaaattaatgaaattaatataCATATTTCATGCCATGGAATAATTTATAGAAGCTTAGTTATAAACAGATGATCATTGCTCTAGGcccataaacataattaaaaagtaaatcctacccccagagctcccaaagactaaaccaccaaccaaagagtactcatgaaCAGACCCATGtttccagttgcatatgtagcagagggtggccttgtggACTTTAAAGGGAGAAGAgacccttgatcctgagaaggctcaatgccccagaataagggaatgccaggacagagaggtgggtgtgggtgggttgttgagcaggggggagggggataggttAGAGGGTTTTTGGATAAAaagtcaggaaaggggatagcatttgaaatgaaataaagaaaatatctaataaaaataagtaaaatctgaAAAATTGAAATGTGAAAATAACACATACCAGTACTTTATTGAAATTACTTTAGAATTTCATATTCAAAGTATTTGTATTCAGAAAACTAACTGaaatatttaggaatattttctaAACATTATGCTATAATGATGCATGTTAGGATATTTCTTTTATCTAAGAAAGACATAATTTTCTGGAAGGATATTCCAGGTATAGTATCCTGGGTAGTACTTTGTGAGATGACTTTTTAAAGTTTGTACTACCTATTGTACATACATGGATCTTTATGTGACTCAAgtaagtgagagagagaaagagagagagaacaagagagaaagtgacagagacaaagagacagaaacagagacagagacagaggtaaATCAAGAACTAATGCGGTTTGGAAAGATCCCATGTTGTTATAGTTATACTGGGTAGCATAAGGGGTTAGGCAAATTGAGTTCATATTAGCAAAATTTCACTAGTCATATGTTTTGTAGGCAACTAAAAGGACCACACAGAATGGAAGTCTGCAACTCCACCTTGGGAAGTGGCTTCATCTTGGTGGGGATTCTGGATGACAGTGGTTTTCCAGAACTGCTCTGTGCTGCTATCACAGCCCTGTACGTTTTAGCCTTGACCAGCAATGGACTTCTGCTCCTGGTCATCACCATGGATGCCCGGCTCCATGTGCCCATGTACCTTCTGCTCTGGCAGCTCTCTCTCATGGACCTTCTCCTCACCTCAGTCATCACTCCAAAGGCTGTACTAGATTTTCTTCTCAAAGACAACACTATCTCATTTGGGGGATGTGCCCTTCAGATGTTTCTAGAACTGACACTTGGTAGTGCAGAGGACCTCCTTCTGGCCTTTATGGCCTATGACAGGTATGTGGCCATTTGTCATCCTCTGAACTATACAATTCTAATGAGTCAGAAAGTCTGCTGTCTCATGATAGCCACCTCATGGATTCTTGCATCTCTCAGTGCTCTAGGATATAGCATCTACACCATGCAATATCCTTTCTGCAAATCCAGGCAGATCAGACACCTCTTCTGTGAGATCCCTCCCTTGCTAAAGCTGGCCTGTGCAGACACCTCTACATATGAACTCATGGTTTATGTTATGGGTGTGACTTTGCTCATTCCCCCTCTTGCTGCCATCCTGGCCTCCTACTCACTAATTCTATTCACTGTACTCCATATGCCCTCTAATGAGGGCAGAAAGAAAGCCCTTGTCACCTGCTCTTCCCATCTGACTGTGGTTGGGATGTGGTATGGGGGTGCTATTGTCATGTATGTCCTACCCAGTTCCTTCCACAGCCCCAAGCAAGACAATATCAGCTCAGTTTTTTATACAATTTTCACTCCAGCTTTGAATCCCCTCATCTACAGTTTAAGAAATAAGGAGGTCACTGGGGCTTTGAGGAGAGTCCTGGGGAAAAGATTTGCAGTACAGTCTACATTCTAGATAGTTCTAATAGCTGCCTTCTAAAATTTATTATGCCTAAAATAGATTTCTACTATGAGTAAAATACTGATGGCAAAATcaatagaatataaatatatggtTTTTGATAAATACATATGGGACACAACAACTTTTTTAAATACTCTTTGAATATTATGagttattttataaaactaaGTCCACcctattgaaaattattttctgtatctttgAAAGTTATACATAATTTCAAAATGTAACTGCTTGTGTTAGAGTTGCAAATTGGCCTCACCTTATCACCTGGACATGACCCTTGGGATTTTAAGTCATTATTGGCTGAAGAACCAGAAAAAGTAGTTTCAATTACATAGCTCACATATTCATCAGAAAAGATGTTTAAGATTTGTTTAAATGTACAATTAAATAACCTTAGCCAAAAATGTAATGGTGAAGCAACTACTTTGCTTAAGAAGATTGcatcacagaaactttgtagttttattagatcccatttgtcaattcttgatcttaga
This portion of the Apodemus sylvaticus chromosome 1, mApoSyl1.1, whole genome shotgun sequence genome encodes:
- the LOC127680342 gene encoding olfactory receptor 2AG1-like; protein product: MEVCNSTLGSGFILVGILDDSGFPELLCAAITALYVLALTSNGLLLLVITMDARLHVPMYLLLWQLSLMDLLLTSVITPKAVLDFLLKDNTISFGGCALQMFLELTLGSAEDLLLAFMAYDRYVAICHPLNYTILMSQKVCCLMIATSWILASLSALGYSIYTMQYPFCKSRQIRHLFCEIPPLLKLACADTSTYELMVYVMGVTLLIPPLAAILASYSLILFTVLHMPSNEGRKKALVTCSSHLTVVGMWYGGAIVMYVLPSSFHSPKQDNISSVFYTIFTPALNPLIYSLRNKEVTGALRRVLGKRFAVQSTF